The bacterium genome includes a window with the following:
- the ppdK gene encoding pyruvate, phosphate dikinase, with the protein MAKKKIKKTSKPKKVVSSNKKTSSKKMVYFFGGGKTEGKVTMKNLLGGKGANLSEMVGLGIAVPAGFTITTEVCTAFYANNKKYPAELRKQVEEGLAKTEKVMNAKFGDAENPLLVSVRSGARVSMPGMMDTILNLGLNDTTVQGIIKQSGDARFAYDSYRRFVQMYCNVVLGVKHSKLEDIITNMKAKRGIKEDTDVKADDWKQIVKEFKERILSITGKPFPEDPKEQLWGAIGAVFSSWMVPRAIEYRRIYGIPEEWGTAVNVQSMVYGNMGNDCATGVAFTRDPATGEKVFFGEYLINAQGEDVVAGIRTPQPINIIGKQRSGVNLPSMEETLPECYQALVKIYKKLEAHYKDMQDIEFTIQKGKVWMLQTRNGKRTAQAQVKIAVDMAKEKLITKETAILRVDPAALDQLLHPTIDPKAKKNVVAKGLPASPGAATGMVVFTADKAVELAAEKVILVREETSPEDIHGMNVAQGILTARGGMTSHAAVVARGMGKCCVAGCGDIHVDAEKKEFHVANQVVREGDWITLNGSTGEVMLGKVDTIEPQLSGDFGIIMKWADEFRQLNVRTNADTPHDSKVARSFGAEGIGLCRTEHMFFESDRIDAVREMILADSTEGRKKPLAKILPMQRGDFKGIFREMKGLPVTIRLLDPPLHEFLPHTDEDINDLAQKIGVDAIILKRKNATLHEFNPMLGHRGCRLAITFPEIYDMQVRAIMEAACELVIEENFKIIPEIMIPLVGHVKELAILRNNAIRVCEEVLKEKGVKIKYLIGTMIELPRAAITADEIAQEAEFFSYGTNDLTQTALGISRDDAQKFLPAYVEQKIYKTDPFVSLDQSGVGQLIKIGAEKGRSTRPDIKLGICGEHGGDPESVIFCHGAGLDYVSCSPYRVPIARLAAAHAALKNPRKMKKK; encoded by the coding sequence ATGGCAAAAAAGAAAATTAAAAAAACATCCAAACCTAAAAAAGTAGTATCTTCTAACAAAAAAACCTCCAGCAAAAAAATGGTGTATTTTTTTGGCGGTGGCAAAACCGAAGGCAAAGTAACCATGAAAAACTTGCTGGGTGGCAAAGGTGCTAACTTGTCCGAAATGGTGGGCTTGGGCATTGCCGTTCCTGCCGGTTTTACCATTACTACCGAAGTGTGTACTGCTTTTTACGCCAACAATAAAAAATACCCTGCCGAACTTCGTAAGCAAGTAGAAGAAGGTTTGGCTAAAACCGAAAAAGTGATGAATGCCAAATTTGGCGATGCCGAAAATCCCTTGCTCGTTTCCGTTCGTTCGGGAGCCCGAGTATCTATGCCCGGGATGATGGACACCATTTTAAACTTGGGCTTAAACGATACCACTGTGCAAGGTATTATTAAACAAAGCGGTGATGCCCGTTTTGCTTATGACAGCTACCGCCGTTTTGTGCAAATGTACTGCAACGTGGTTTTGGGCGTAAAACATTCTAAATTAGAAGACATTATCACCAACATGAAAGCTAAACGCGGTATTAAAGAAGACACCGACGTAAAGGCCGATGATTGGAAACAGATTGTTAAAGAATTTAAAGAACGCATTTTATCCATTACTGGCAAACCCTTTCCGGAAGATCCCAAAGAACAACTCTGGGGTGCTATTGGCGCTGTATTTAGTTCATGGATGGTTCCCAGGGCCATTGAATACCGCCGTATTTATGGCATTCCCGAAGAATGGGGAACTGCTGTTAACGTACAGTCGATGGTGTACGGCAACATGGGTAACGATTGTGCTACAGGCGTTGCCTTTACCCGCGATCCTGCCACCGGCGAAAAAGTATTTTTTGGTGAATACCTTATTAACGCCCAGGGCGAAGATGTGGTGGCCGGCATTCGTACACCTCAGCCTATCAACATTATTGGTAAACAAAGAAGCGGCGTAAACTTGCCTTCCATGGAAGAAACATTGCCCGAATGTTATCAGGCACTGGTTAAAATTTATAAAAAACTCGAAGCACATTATAAAGACATGCAAGATATTGAGTTTACCATCCAAAAAGGCAAAGTGTGGATGTTGCAAACTCGCAATGGCAAACGCACAGCCCAGGCTCAGGTTAAAATTGCAGTAGACATGGCCAAAGAAAAACTCATCACAAAGGAAACAGCCATCTTGCGCGTTGATCCTGCAGCCCTCGATCAGCTGTTGCACCCTACTATTGATCCTAAGGCTAAAAAGAATGTAGTAGCCAAAGGCTTACCCGCTTCTCCCGGTGCCGCTACAGGTATGGTGGTATTTACTGCCGATAAAGCTGTTGAACTTGCAGCCGAAAAAGTAATTTTAGTACGCGAAGAAACGTCTCCCGAAGATATTCACGGCATGAACGTAGCCCAGGGTATTTTAACAGCCCGTGGCGGCATGACAAGCCACGCCGCAGTGGTAGCTCGCGGTATGGGGAAATGCTGTGTAGCCGGTTGCGGCGATATTCATGTGGATGCCGAGAAAAAAGAATTTCATGTAGCGAACCAGGTTGTACGCGAAGGCGATTGGATTACACTGAACGGTTCAACAGGTGAAGTAATGTTGGGTAAAGTAGATACCATTGAGCCTCAACTTTCCGGCGATTTTGGCATTATTATGAAATGGGCCGACGAGTTCCGCCAGCTCAATGTACGCACTAATGCCGATACGCCTCACGATAGTAAAGTGGCCCGTAGTTTTGGTGCTGAAGGTATTGGTTTGTGCCGCACCGAGCACATGTTTTTTGAAAGCGACCGTATTGATGCCGTGCGTGAAATGATTTTGGCCGATAGCACCGAAGGTCGTAAAAAACCCTTGGCTAAAATTTTACCCATGCAACGCGGCGACTTTAAGGGCATTTTCCGTGAAATGAAAGGGCTACCGGTAACCATCCGCTTGCTCGACCCTCCTCTTCACGAATTTTTGCCTCACACCGATGAAGATATTAACGATTTGGCTCAAAAAATTGGTGTGGATGCCATTATTCTTAAACGCAAAAATGCAACCTTGCATGAATTTAACCCCATGCTGGGTCACCGTGGTTGCCGTTTAGCTATTACCTTCCCTGAAATTTACGATATGCAAGTACGCGCCATTATGGAAGCAGCTTGCGAACTGGTCATTGAAGAAAATTTTAAAATTATTCCCGAAATCATGATTCCCTTAGTAGGTCATGTGAAAGAATTGGCTATTTTACGCAACAACGCCATCCGCGTTTGCGAAGAAGTGCTGAAAGAAAAGGGTGTAAAAATTAAGTACCTCATTGGTACCATGATTGAGTTACCCCGTGCGGCTATTACAGCCGATGAAATTGCCCAAGAGGCCGAGTTTTTTAGCTATGGCACCAACGACTTAACCCAAACTGCTTTGGGTATTTCTCGCGACGATGCTCAAAAATTTTTACCGGCCTACGTGGAACAAAAAATTTACAAGACCGACCCGTTTGTATCCCTCGATCAATCAGGTGTGGGCCAGTTGATCAAAATTGGTGCTGAAAAAGGTAGATCTACCCGTCCCGATATTAAACTAGGGATTTGCGGGGAACATGGCGGCGATCCCGAATCGGTTATTTTTTGCCATGGTGCAGGGCTCGATTATGTGAGCTGTTCTCCCTACCGTGTGCCTATTGCCCGCTTGGCTGCAGCCCATGCGGCCTTAAAAAACCCACGGAAAATGAAGAAGAAATAA
- a CDS encoding MarC family protein yields MDFVTHLLLAFIPLFVAADPVGLAAMFAAMTRHMTEDQARKVAIQAVFTAFGVGLGFMFLGQAIFSVVGITVGDFQIAGGLVLFFLSAQDLLGYTHAPTEDRDDIAIVPLGMPLIAGPAMITALLSLSKTVGLFPTLTALTAIMMLTALLFIKSRLLKKIIGVKGLKAFSKIIHLLLIAIAVNMIRHGIENFIRQTP; encoded by the coding sequence ATGGATTTTGTAACTCATTTACTGCTTGCCTTTATCCCTCTTTTTGTAGCGGCCGATCCAGTAGGACTAGCCGCTATGTTTGCCGCCATGACACGACACATGACCGAAGACCAAGCGCGCAAAGTAGCTATTCAGGCTGTATTTACAGCCTTTGGCGTGGGGCTTGGTTTTATGTTTTTAGGGCAAGCTATTTTTAGTGTGGTAGGCATTACCGTGGGCGATTTTCAAATTGCGGGCGGCTTGGTACTTTTCTTTTTATCGGCGCAGGATCTTTTAGGTTATACGCATGCTCCTACCGAAGATCGTGATGATATCGCGATTGTGCCCCTAGGCATGCCGCTCATTGCGGGTCCTGCCATGATTACAGCTCTTTTATCGCTTTCTAAAACTGTTGGGCTATTCCCCACTCTTACTGCCTTAACCGCAATTATGATGCTTACAGCGCTGCTTTTTATTAAAAGCCGCCTTCTTAAAAAAATAATAGGCGTTAAGGGACTAAAAGCCTTTTCTAAAATCATTCATTTGCTTTTGATTGCCATTGCCGTGAACATGATACGCCATGGTATTGAAAACTTCATCCGCCAAACACCGTAA
- a CDS encoding DUF3999 domain-containing protein codes for MYKILLVSILLWSLPLRAAVPVPQDFAYGYKLDVDAQASLNKMELPDTVYQSTVNGEWGDMRVFNGESLVVPHTLVSGQKSVLGKEVFTNLSFYPLDVEQGNEMEIEYFKGILKTKTKNAAVTGDKKRVGFLIDASQLDFSPEKIILKWDSPSAVFMTLVSVEGSDNLSSWFTLSDTEALAMMQQGEHVLEQREIDLSARSDKYKYYRIIFHDEKPIFDLKQVLFKKPGESYLQDAKRVRIKGIKLGDNRYGFDMGGAYPWYNVKINLPQNNTVVPYLLYASGKDWKPDGFYLASGFAFKLAEKGEAVYSKTQAFERLARGRYFIVEFTEKEGGVGSGDVELELGYYPHDLVFLAQGNGPFTLAFGSAIVEPATFKVENVLGTPNVTLGKQNYGTAIIGEKIDLGGPDKLLMPVVSDKKVGAQRILWGALIAGVLFLFWMSRSLLKEMKG; via the coding sequence ATGTATAAAATATTACTTGTATCCATTCTTTTATGGTCATTGCCACTGCGTGCTGCTGTTCCGGTGCCGCAAGATTTTGCTTATGGGTATAAGCTTGATGTAGATGCGCAAGCCTCACTTAATAAAATGGAATTACCTGATACAGTTTATCAAAGCACGGTAAATGGCGAATGGGGTGATATGCGGGTTTTTAATGGAGAAAGTCTTGTTGTGCCACATACTCTTGTATCGGGTCAGAAAAGTGTTTTAGGAAAAGAAGTGTTTACGAATCTTTCTTTTTATCCCCTTGATGTAGAACAAGGTAATGAAATGGAAATTGAATATTTTAAGGGGATTTTAAAAACTAAAACCAAAAATGCTGCAGTTACTGGCGATAAAAAAAGGGTGGGGTTTTTAATAGATGCTTCACAGTTAGATTTTAGCCCGGAAAAAATTATTTTAAAATGGGATAGCCCCAGTGCTGTTTTTATGACTCTTGTGAGTGTAGAAGGGAGTGATAATTTAAGTAGTTGGTTTACGTTGTCGGACACTGAAGCTTTAGCGATGATGCAACAAGGTGAGCATGTTTTGGAGCAGCGAGAAATTGATTTATCGGCAAGAAGTGACAAATATAAATACTACAGAATTATATTTCACGATGAAAAACCTATTTTTGATTTAAAGCAGGTTTTGTTTAAAAAGCCGGGTGAGAGTTATTTGCAGGACGCAAAGAGAGTTCGCATAAAGGGTATAAAGCTGGGCGACAACCGCTATGGCTTTGATATGGGCGGCGCTTATCCCTGGTATAATGTAAAAATCAATTTGCCACAAAATAATACAGTGGTTCCTTATTTGCTTTACGCTTCTGGTAAAGACTGGAAGCCAGATGGATTTTATCTGGCTAGCGGGTTTGCTTTTAAGCTGGCAGAGAAGGGAGAGGCTGTTTATTCGAAAACTCAAGCTTTTGAGAGGCTTGCTCGAGGCAGATATTTTATTGTGGAATTTACAGAAAAAGAAGGAGGAGTAGGTTCGGGTGATGTTGAACTGGAGTTGGGATATTACCCGCATGATCTCGTATTTTTAGCTCAAGGGAATGGTCCTTTTACTTTAGCCTTTGGCTCGGCTATTGTTGAACCCGCAACATTTAAGGTTGAAAATGTGTTAGGGACACCCAATGTGACCTTGGGTAAACAAAATTATGGTACGGCTATTATTGGAGAAAAAATAGATTTAGGGGGTCCCGATAAATTGTTAATGCCAGTAGTATCCGATAAAAAAGTGGGTGCTCAAAGAATACTCTGGGGAGCACTTATAGCGGGCGTTTTATTTTTATTTTGGATGAGCCGTAGTTTGTTAAAAGAAATGAAAGGTTAA
- a CDS encoding DUF2339 domain-containing protein, with amino-acid sequence MAFWVFIALVISIIAIIKSTGKIGQKDFEQKISQLYLEIDRLKQKPDSAIPPDSVQTEVKPDKTPEKALASESPAPSISVNIPPPAASTTPRSIPVIPRKPDPVTTFIKNFFTGGNLVFRIGGIVLFLGIVFLVKYVSDRGLFPIEYRLAMAALMALGLLGLGWFLRKKGQYGLFLQGLGLAVFYLTIFASYRLYHLIPAGFTFTLLVITVVISVLLSVVQRNKAMAITGFLGGFMAPILASTGSGNHVALFGYYAVLNLGILGVAYYQSWRVLNLIGFFFTYGVGTIWGFKYYTPQNFSTTEPFILLFFTIFFAVSILFAIKKTNGKSNPVDATLVFGTPLITIFYQSLVFESNNALAIFSILLSALYITVGRLMWNKYAETLKLIVQGFVALGIGFFTLAVPLALDKSATSIVWVIEGCGVAWMGLKQARILPRLAGFLLIIMGSIRVIELLTKDHGHTLFVNEIFVVFLILAIGHLFFSYQYFKNKNVLKPGETFFYGWCVFFGHFWFNFIFIFELSKHISFAYLDTAILIFIATSILFWQFVSVILKWENIKCFVPLVFPASVIGMVIIVGDHFYSLPQWHVVLSLAACLLAQSYYLYKNDGTTYVKLLMHALNLYAVFLFVGHLFQIVQMTFKMQLYAADESLFMFKDKYYFGPILAFILSSFTIVKLSHKNFWPFAQKSNVYMKALNVVTAVLLVWFFLIIPHHSGVSVLLNSYLPFLNFADLFSVAIIMLLFYWIKRSEKNGIINSKQKMMWMSCVGISIFVFLNLVLARTISFYTELVYSSQVLLQTPLFQALMSLLWTCFAMVLMLGGTKNKSRLIWQVGVALLLVTVIKLVGVDMKRIDSLYRIIAFMGSGMLILVVGYFSPLPPKQEVKNV; translated from the coding sequence ATGGCTTTTTGGGTTTTTATTGCACTGGTAATCTCAATAATTGCAATTATTAAAAGTACTGGAAAAATTGGACAAAAAGATTTTGAACAAAAAATTTCGCAATTGTACCTAGAAATTGACCGGTTAAAGCAAAAACCCGATAGTGCAATACCGCCTGATTCTGTACAAACAGAAGTAAAGCCTGATAAAACCCCAGAAAAGGCATTGGCTTCTGAGAGTCCCGCTCCCTCTATAAGTGTTAATATACCGCCACCAGCCGCATCTACTACCCCCAGGTCAATACCGGTAATTCCTAGAAAACCTGATCCTGTTACAACATTTATTAAAAATTTTTTTACTGGAGGAAATTTGGTGTTTCGCATTGGAGGTATTGTTCTTTTTTTAGGTATTGTTTTTTTAGTAAAATATGTTTCCGATCGCGGACTTTTCCCTATTGAATATCGTTTGGCTATGGCAGCCCTTATGGCTTTAGGCTTGCTGGGGCTGGGCTGGTTTTTACGCAAAAAAGGGCAATATGGGCTTTTTTTGCAGGGCCTAGGGCTGGCTGTATTTTATCTCACTATTTTTGCCTCTTATAGGCTTTATCATCTAATTCCTGCCGGATTTACTTTTACGCTTCTTGTTATTACCGTGGTGATCAGCGTTTTACTTTCGGTAGTTCAACGTAATAAAGCGATGGCTATTACGGGTTTTTTAGGTGGATTTATGGCGCCCATTTTGGCCTCTACCGGATCGGGTAACCATGTGGCGTTATTTGGATATTATGCTGTGCTTAATTTGGGTATTTTGGGTGTAGCTTATTATCAGTCGTGGCGAGTTCTTAATTTGATTGGTTTCTTTTTTACCTATGGTGTTGGCACTATCTGGGGATTTAAATATTATACTCCTCAAAATTTTAGTACGACCGAACCATTTATTTTGCTCTTTTTTACCATCTTTTTTGCGGTTTCCATTTTATTTGCCATAAAAAAGACAAACGGAAAATCTAATCCTGTTGATGCTACACTGGTTTTTGGTACGCCGCTCATTACTATTTTTTATCAATCTCTCGTTTTTGAAAGTAATAATGCTCTTGCCATTTTTTCAATTTTATTAAGTGCGCTCTATATTACTGTAGGGCGGCTAATGTGGAACAAATATGCCGAAACGCTAAAGCTTATTGTGCAAGGTTTTGTGGCCCTAGGCATTGGCTTTTTTACACTCGCTGTTCCACTCGCTTTGGATAAGTCGGCAACCAGTATTGTTTGGGTAATAGAAGGCTGTGGTGTTGCCTGGATGGGGCTTAAGCAGGCGCGTATTTTGCCACGTTTGGCGGGTTTTTTGTTAATTATTATGGGGAGTATTAGGGTTATTGAACTATTAACAAAGGATCATGGCCATACACTGTTTGTGAACGAAATTTTTGTTGTGTTCCTTATTTTAGCTATTGGGCACTTATTTTTTTCGTACCAATATTTTAAAAACAAAAATGTTCTTAAGCCAGGAGAAACATTTTTTTATGGGTGGTGTGTATTTTTTGGACACTTTTGGTTTAATTTCATTTTTATTTTCGAGCTGAGTAAGCATATTTCATTTGCCTATCTTGATACCGCTATACTCATTTTTATAGCAACATCAATTCTATTTTGGCAATTTGTGTCGGTAATTTTAAAATGGGAAAATATTAAATGTTTTGTTCCTCTTGTTTTCCCGGCTAGCGTTATAGGTATGGTCATAATTGTTGGGGATCATTTTTACAGTTTACCCCAATGGCATGTGGTTTTATCGTTAGCAGCCTGTTTATTGGCGCAATCCTACTATCTCTATAAAAACGATGGAACAACGTATGTTAAGTTGCTTATGCACGCTTTAAATTTGTATGCAGTTTTTCTTTTTGTAGGGCACCTGTTTCAAATTGTGCAAATGACTTTTAAAATGCAACTTTATGCCGCTGATGAATCCCTTTTTATGTTTAAAGATAAATATTATTTTGGCCCCATTTTGGCATTTATATTATCCAGTTTTACAATTGTAAAACTGAGTCATAAAAACTTCTGGCCATTTGCGCAAAAAAGCAATGTCTACATGAAGGCGTTAAACGTGGTTACAGCTGTATTATTAGTTTGGTTTTTTCTGATAATCCCGCACCATTCAGGAGTAAGCGTTCTTCTTAATTCATATTTACCGTTTTTAAATTTTGCCGATTTATTTAGTGTTGCCATTATAATGTTACTTTTTTATTGGATTAAAAGATCTGAAAAAAATGGAATCATAAATTCTAAACAAAAAATGATGTGGATGTCTTGTGTGGGCATTAGCATTTTTGTGTTTCTCAATCTTGTATTGGCACGCACCATTTCATTTTATACGGAGCTTGTATATTCTTCTCAGGTTTTACTGCAAACGCCGCTTTTCCAAGCTCTTATGTCGTTATTATGGACATGTTTTGCAATGGTGTTGATGCTGGGAGGAACAAAAAACAAGAGCCGATTAATATGGCAAGTGGGTGTTGCGTTGCTTTTAGTAACAGTCATTAAACTAGTGGGTGTTGATATGAAGCGTATCGATAGCCTCTATCGTATTATAGCTTTTATGGGGTCTGGAATGCTTATATTGGTTGTGGGTTATTTTTCACCGCTTCCCCCTAAACAGGAGGTAAAAAATGTATAA
- a CDS encoding PrsW family intramembrane metalloprotease, with the protein MNIFLFSVIAAFIPVSVYVLFLRWLDRYEPEPLLHTGLAFLGGATLSVGFSFVINTAISAIGYSVMTESGSEFFSAAVVAPFVEEINKGLVVLLFFILSDEFDTVTDGIFYGAVVGLGFAFSENIYYFTNVYKSGGQFNWFDNIYTRSLLSAGVHASATGLFGAAVAYSYRHKWLEKIGTFLVGLMLAMMVHSFWNALLTEASLSQDRVLQLVPFIGLPIIMLTMFLMFQISVYKESAIIEQELLFESQNGVIPPEHISFIKSYFARSKDHWLEKHVPKDKYIDLTTSLAFTRNRIFLSPTHKRPALEKTAEELRGKIKSLLAKNP; encoded by the coding sequence ATGAATATTTTTCTATTTTCTGTTATTGCTGCTTTTATTCCTGTGTCTGTTTATGTTCTTTTTTTACGCTGGCTCGATCGTTACGAACCCGAGCCACTTCTCCACACGGGGCTTGCTTTTTTAGGCGGAGCCACCCTTTCGGTTGGGTTTTCTTTTGTTATCAATACCGCTATTTCTGCTATTGGTTACTCTGTAATGACCGAATCGGGCAGTGAATTTTTTTCGGCCGCTGTTGTAGCCCCCTTTGTTGAAGAAATTAACAAAGGTTTAGTTGTGTTACTGTTTTTTATTTTAAGTGACGAGTTTGATACTGTTACCGATGGTATTTTTTACGGTGCCGTAGTGGGGCTTGGTTTTGCATTTTCCGAAAATATCTATTATTTCACCAATGTATATAAGTCGGGAGGGCAGTTTAACTGGTTTGACAATATTTATACCCGTAGTCTGTTATCGGCAGGGGTTCATGCTAGTGCTACAGGCCTTTTTGGTGCTGCAGTTGCTTACTCATACCGTCATAAATGGCTTGAAAAAATAGGCACCTTTTTGGTGGGGCTTATGTTGGCCATGATGGTCCATTCTTTTTGGAACGCTCTTCTCACCGAAGCCTCTCTTTCTCAAGATCGCGTTTTACAATTAGTTCCGTTTATTGGCCTACCCATCATCATGCTCACTATGTTTTTGATGTTTCAAATTTCGGTTTATAAAGAAAGTGCCATTATCGAACAGGAATTATTATTTGAATCTCAAAATGGAGTTATACCTCCTGAACACATCAGTTTTATTAAATCCTATTTTGCCCGATCCAAAGATCATTGGCTGGAAAAACATGTTCCTAAAGATAAATATATAGATCTTACCACGAGCCTAGCATTTACTCGTAATCGTATTTTTTTATCACCTACTCATAAAAGACCGGCACTCGAAAAAACAGCCGAAGAACTTAGAGGCAAAATTAAAAGCTTGCTGGCAAAAAATCCATGA